Proteins from a single region of Crassaminicella profunda:
- a CDS encoding XkdF-like putative serine protease domain-containing protein → MAKSKAELKQEKMHLKAMVEVKGAQEGEQIKQKDMDLINQYSRKELTADELYVYPIILTSNDEDRDYEYFDKKDLDELSKLFVGKTGIFDHAWKSGNQHSRIFKCRVQKAEGQINFKEKQLYVLKAWAYTIKQGNEDLIAKIDAGIYKEVSIGFSVNDLQCSICGNSFFDYQNCKHWPGREYTNNGITSICRLRMKDPTEAYEYSFVAVPANTDAGTTKGISEEMKELKKEKPNNKKHEKNSDEEEPSIFYAKISKRGEISMKHIKGFVEKAKSENADVIEIPVADLEKDLSTYEEAIQKAEDAEKEKKDAEDKLKDAQPKIKMGEQYVEDLKNECTRLGKMAEGEAFNAEMMEKVFEKCDVEELKSFKSQYEKKVDEKYPPTTQTKGGDPEDDDTKKKDNETDNSCYKM, encoded by the coding sequence ACAAAAGGACATGGACCTTATTAATCAGTATTCTAGAAAAGAACTTACAGCTGATGAATTGTATGTTTATCCTATCATTCTTACTTCCAATGATGAAGATAGAGATTATGAGTACTTTGATAAGAAAGATTTAGATGAATTATCAAAGCTCTTTGTAGGTAAGACTGGAATATTTGATCATGCTTGGAAGAGTGGTAACCAACATTCACGAATATTTAAATGTAGAGTTCAGAAAGCAGAGGGACAAATAAATTTCAAAGAAAAGCAGTTATATGTTCTTAAAGCTTGGGCGTATACGATTAAGCAAGGAAATGAAGATTTAATAGCTAAAATAGATGCTGGAATTTATAAAGAGGTGAGTATTGGTTTTAGCGTAAATGATCTACAGTGTTCTATATGTGGCAATAGTTTCTTTGATTATCAAAATTGTAAGCATTGGCCAGGGAGAGAATATACGAACAATGGAATAACTTCTATTTGTAGGTTAAGAATGAAAGACCCAACAGAAGCATATGAATATTCCTTTGTTGCAGTACCAGCTAATACTGATGCAGGAACAACAAAAGGTATCAGTGAAGAAATGAAAGAACTTAAAAAAGAAAAACCAAATAACAAGAAACATGAAAAGAACTCGGATGAAGAAGAACCGAGTATTTTTTATGCCAAAATTTCAAAGAGAGGAGAAATATCTATGAAGCACATAAAAGGATTTGTTGAAAAAGCTAAAAGTGAAAATGCAGATGTGATTGAAATTCCTGTAGCTGATCTAGAAAAAGATTTAAGCACTTATGAAGAAGCTATTCAAAAAGCTGAGGATGCTGAAAAAGAAAAGAAGGATGCAGAGGATAAACTTAAAGATGCTCAACCTAAAATCAAAATGGGAGAGCAATATGTTGAAGATCTTAAAAATGAATGTACAAGACTTGGAAAGATGGCAGAGGGTGAGGCTTTCAACGCTGAAATGATGGAGAAGGTATTTGAAAAATGTGATGTTGAAGAACTCAAAAGCTTTAAGTCACAGTATGAAAAGAAGGTAGATGAAAAGTATCCACCAACTACCCAAACAAAAGGTGGAGATCCTGAAGATGATGATACAAAGAAAAAGGATAATGAAACTGATAACAGTTGTTACAAAATGTAA